One Triticum dicoccoides isolate Atlit2015 ecotype Zavitan chromosome 4B, WEW_v2.0, whole genome shotgun sequence genomic window carries:
- the LOC119291641 gene encoding uncharacterized protein LOC119291641 isoform X1 produces MTGRRRELDQPSQVGSSFELDQPSQVGSSFELDQPSQVGSSYGAAVLCAVAGCDHRACHAGPFQVAYIGIDAIEEDGGCFVSACVSLPMTADWSKPCSHSRLDKWGEPCSALHVGGYTPSWDEMAPVFVEGALYVNLVYYQEDYHIVILKYDLVSNCLSLIDPPLAGPFNLNAASLMAMDDNSLGFAHVDKVTLQLWSRQTGSDGIASWTQRSVINLNNHLPIQNPNERLRLIGSVEGSDTIFVTMGLDIYELNLKTFRWKKLQKREKLRGLIPYMSFYHPQERVIPGDAAQ; encoded by the exons atgacgggccgccggagggagcTGGACCAGCCCAGCCAGGTCGGCAGCAGCTTTGAGCTGGACCAGCCCAGCCAGGTCGGCAGCAGCTTTGAGCTGGACCAGCCCAGCCAGGTCGGCAGCAGCTACGGGGCAGCGGTGCTCTGCGCGGTGGCCGGCTGTGACCACCGTGCGTGCCACGCAGGCCCCTTCCAGGTGGCCTACATCGGTATTGATGCGATTGAAGAAGATGGCGGATGTTTTGTGAGCGCATGCGTGTCCTTGCCGATGACGGCTGATTGGAGCAAGCCGTGCTCTCATTCTCGTCTTGATAAGTGGGGCGAGCCGTGCTCTGCTCTTCATGTTGGTGGGTACACTCCATCCTGGGACGAAATGGCACCTGTCTTTGTCGAAGGCGCACTTTACGTCAATCTCGTGTACTATCAGGAAGATTatcacattgtaattctcaagtatGACCTGGTATCTAACTGCTTATCGCTGATTGATCCACCGTTGGCTGGGCCTTTCAATCTCAATGCCGCTAGCCTCATGGCGATGGATGATAACAGTTTGGGGTTTGCACATGTGGATAAGGTAACCCTCCAATTGTGGTCAAGGCAGACGGGTTCCGACGGCATTGCCTCATGGACTCAGCGTTCTGTCATCAATCTTAATAACCATCTCCCCATTCAAAATCCCAATGAAAGACTTAGACTGATTGGATCTGTGGAGGGCAGTGATACCATTTTCGTGACCATGGGCCTTGACATCTATGAGCTTAATCTCAAGACATTTCGGTGGAAGAAGCTGCAGAAGAGAGAAAAGCTTCGTGGTTTGATTCCATACATGAGTTTCTACCATCCACAAG AAAGAGTGATCCCCGGTGATGCGGCGCAATGA
- the LOC119291641 gene encoding uncharacterized protein LOC119291641 isoform X2, with protein MTGRRRELDQPSQVGSSFELDQPSQVGSSYGAAVLCAVAGCDHRACHAGPFQVAYIGIDAIEEDGGCFVSACVSLPMTADWSKPCSHSRLDKWGEPCSALHVGGYTPSWDEMAPVFVEGALYVNLVYYQEDYHIVILKYDLVSNCLSLIDPPLAGPFNLNAASLMAMDDNSLGFAHVDKVTLQLWSRQTGSDGIASWTQRSVINLNNHLPIQNPNERLRLIGSVEGSDTIFVTMGLDIYELNLKTFRWKKLQKREKLRGLIPYMSFYHPQERVIPGDAAQ; from the exons atgacgggccgccggagggagcTGGACCAGCCCAGCCAG GTCGGCAGCAGCTTTGAGCTGGACCAGCCCAGCCAGGTCGGCAGCAGCTACGGGGCAGCGGTGCTCTGCGCGGTGGCCGGCTGTGACCACCGTGCGTGCCACGCAGGCCCCTTCCAGGTGGCCTACATCGGTATTGATGCGATTGAAGAAGATGGCGGATGTTTTGTGAGCGCATGCGTGTCCTTGCCGATGACGGCTGATTGGAGCAAGCCGTGCTCTCATTCTCGTCTTGATAAGTGGGGCGAGCCGTGCTCTGCTCTTCATGTTGGTGGGTACACTCCATCCTGGGACGAAATGGCACCTGTCTTTGTCGAAGGCGCACTTTACGTCAATCTCGTGTACTATCAGGAAGATTatcacattgtaattctcaagtatGACCTGGTATCTAACTGCTTATCGCTGATTGATCCACCGTTGGCTGGGCCTTTCAATCTCAATGCCGCTAGCCTCATGGCGATGGATGATAACAGTTTGGGGTTTGCACATGTGGATAAGGTAACCCTCCAATTGTGGTCAAGGCAGACGGGTTCCGACGGCATTGCCTCATGGACTCAGCGTTCTGTCATCAATCTTAATAACCATCTCCCCATTCAAAATCCCAATGAAAGACTTAGACTGATTGGATCTGTGGAGGGCAGTGATACCATTTTCGTGACCATGGGCCTTGACATCTATGAGCTTAATCTCAAGACATTTCGGTGGAAGAAGCTGCAGAAGAGAGAAAAGCTTCGTGGTTTGATTCCATACATGAGTTTCTACCATCCACAAG AAAGAGTGATCCCCGGTGATGCGGCGCAATGA